One region of Desulfovulcanus ferrireducens genomic DNA includes:
- a CDS encoding aminoglycoside phosphotransferase family protein: MIEMNLDNLEQFLNDILPGEVKLTGIGEIGSLDEQGMKDFGYGKPMLISYEQDGQVKEAVISAMRGDKYGHQFYWDRAAILMFQYETGGKMERHVRPIALGYINKQGKLIPVREPKEFVIVNEKVEGRDYFLDLERIKKGDFRPEDLELAKKFARWLARVHKEKKDDVDLYLRRVRQLIGDSECIWGLIDAYPYPYEHFKEQRFIALEKKLIDWRWKLRKFTHRLSVVHGDFHPWNVLVREGGEFSVLDRSRGEWGEPADDVSTMSCNYLLYGLYDQPKLAGPFEKLYLTFWEEYLEYTGDEEILKVIAPFYVFRGLVIASPEWYPNHPLQVREGLFRFIENVLEDESFDYRNINKYMS, from the coding sequence ATGATAGAGATGAATTTAGACAATCTGGAACAATTTTTAAACGATATTTTACCAGGTGAAGTAAAACTCACAGGCATAGGAGAGATAGGCTCCTTAGATGAGCAAGGAATGAAGGATTTCGGCTATGGAAAACCGATGCTTATTAGCTATGAGCAGGATGGTCAGGTCAAAGAGGCTGTAATCTCGGCAATGCGCGGGGATAAATATGGGCACCAATTCTACTGGGATCGGGCGGCCATTTTAATGTTTCAGTATGAAACCGGAGGGAAAATGGAGCGGCATGTTCGGCCCATTGCTTTGGGGTATATAAATAAGCAGGGCAAGCTCATTCCGGTCCGTGAGCCAAAAGAATTTGTTATTGTCAATGAAAAGGTCGAGGGCAGAGATTATTTTTTAGACCTGGAGCGAATAAAAAAAGGCGATTTTCGCCCGGAAGATCTTGAATTGGCGAAAAAGTTCGCCAGGTGGCTGGCACGTGTGCATAAAGAAAAGAAAGATGATGTCGATCTTTACCTTCGCCGCGTCAGACAGCTAATTGGCGATTCTGAATGTATTTGGGGACTAATTGATGCTTACCCTTATCCTTATGAGCACTTTAAGGAACAAAGATTTATTGCCCTTGAAAAGAAACTCATTGACTGGCGGTGGAAGCTCCGCAAGTTTACCCATCGATTAAGTGTCGTGCATGGAGACTTTCATCCCTGGAATGTGCTGGTCAGAGAAGGGGGAGAATTTTCTGTTCTGGACAGGAGCCGCGGCGAATGGGGAGAGCCCGCAGATGATGTGTCCACGATGAGTTGCAATTATCTTCTTTATGGCCTCTATGATCAGCCTAAACTTGCTGGTCCATTTGAAAAACTCTATTTGACGTTTTGGGAAGAGTACCTAGAATATACAGGTGATGAGGAAATTTTAAAGGTTATTGCTCCATTCTATGTGTTTCGGGGACTGGTTATTGCTTCACCAGAATGGTATCCCAACCATCCGTTGCAGGTAAGAGAGGGCTTATTTCGGTTTATAGAGAATGTGCTCGAAGACGAGAGTTTTGATTATAGGAATATTAATAAATATATGAGTTGA
- a CDS encoding adenylyl-sulfate kinase, producing MLQSTQKNNSTSNFQHSTLKEGWAVWFVGLPGSGKSSISKRAYEYLRDKGLDVLHLQMDERRKVYFPNPKYTPEERRKAYELFALEAADLVQKGHGVILDGTAPKVEMRRLARNKIEKFAEIYISCSLQTAMERESKRPEGLVMAGLYAKALERKKTGREFPGLGQVIGVDIPFEEEPQAELVVKNEGISLREAVQEVTRFLDGWLGL from the coding sequence ATGTTGCAATCTACTCAAAAAAATAATTCAACATCCAACTTCCAACATTCAACATTAAAAGAGGGTTGGGCTGTCTGGTTTGTTGGGCTTCCCGGCTCAGGTAAGAGTAGCATTAGTAAGAGGGCGTACGAATATTTGCGGGATAAGGGTTTGGATGTGCTCCATTTGCAGATGGATGAACGCAGAAAAGTATACTTCCCTAATCCAAAGTACACGCCCGAAGAAAGAAGAAAGGCCTATGAGCTCTTTGCCCTGGAAGCGGCTGATTTGGTTCAAAAAGGGCATGGAGTTATTTTGGATGGTACTGCGCCTAAAGTGGAGATGCGCCGTCTGGCCAGAAATAAGATTGAAAAGTTTGCGGAAATTTATATCTCCTGCTCCCTGCAGACGGCCATGGAAAGGGAGAGCAAAAGGCCTGAAGGACTGGTTATGGCCGGGCTTTATGCCAAGGCCCTGGAGCGGAAAAAGACAGGGAGAGAGTTTCCTGGTTTGGGGCAGGTGATAGGCGTGGATATCCCTTTTGAAGAAGAACCACAGGCTGAGCTTGTGGTGAAAAATGAGGGGATAAGTTTGAGAGAGGCAGTTCAGGAGGTGACTAGGTTTTTAGATGGATGGCTTGGTCTATGA
- the queF gene encoding preQ(1) synthase, protein MRDDVSSLTLLGKSKTEYPTRVDPGILETFPNRFPERDYLITLISDEFTSLCPMTGQPDYGTIIIKYVPDKKCIESKSLKFYLFSYRQEPTFMETVTNRILDDLVKACEPRQMTVVGKFKARGGIVIEIEASYVRSDS, encoded by the coding sequence ATGCGAGATGATGTTTCTTCTTTGACTTTGTTGGGGAAAAGCAAGACTGAGTATCCAACCCGGGTTGACCCTGGGATTCTGGAGACGTTTCCCAATAGATTCCCGGAAAGAGATTACCTTATTACCTTGATTAGTGATGAGTTCACCTCTCTTTGTCCTATGACTGGCCAGCCAGATTACGGAACAATCATTATAAAATACGTTCCTGATAAAAAATGTATCGAGTCCAAGTCGTTAAAGTTTTATTTGTTTAGCTATCGCCAAGAACCAACCTTTATGGAGACAGTGACCAACCGAATTTTAGATGATCTGGTCAAGGCTTGTGAGCCCCGGCAAATGACAGTTGTGGGAAAATTCAAGGCCAGGGGCGGCATAGTGATTGAGATTGAGGCAAGTTATGTTCGTTCAGATAGCTAG
- the hflK gene encoding FtsH protease activity modulator HflK: MNWDWDKLQERRQRQNPGGGPGPDFGDFNQKLKQIKGIKLPGAKIVVLVVIVLWALSGIYIVDPDEVGVVQRFGQFNRITGPGPHYHIPYPIEKVQTPKVTRIRRVEIGFRTLQKKTTFATNQYRLVPEESLMLTGDENIVDVQFIVQYQIKDPKNYLFNISQPVKTVKDAAEAAMREVIGYNKIDSALTTGKLSIQNDTRELLQNILDRYHSGIKVVAVQLQDVHPPKQVVDAFKDVASAKEDKSRYINEAEAYRNDLLPKTRGEVARIINQSLAYKESVVRKAKGEADRFLAILKEYNKAKDITKKRIYIETMEQILSNPSVRKMIISDKALQRVVPYLPLNMEGLKGKSTSPKGKNVGGKK, encoded by the coding sequence ATGAATTGGGATTGGGATAAATTGCAGGAACGGCGGCAGAGACAAAATCCCGGGGGTGGCCCTGGGCCTGATTTTGGAGATTTTAATCAAAAATTGAAGCAGATCAAAGGAATAAAATTGCCCGGGGCCAAGATCGTGGTCCTGGTGGTCATTGTCTTATGGGCCTTAAGCGGTATTTACATCGTTGATCCGGATGAGGTGGGGGTTGTTCAGCGTTTTGGCCAGTTTAACCGCATTACCGGGCCTGGTCCACACTATCACATTCCTTATCCCATTGAAAAGGTGCAAACGCCTAAGGTCACACGAATTAGAAGAGTTGAGATAGGTTTTAGAACTCTGCAGAAAAAGACTACTTTTGCTACCAATCAGTATCGATTGGTTCCTGAAGAGTCTCTCATGCTTACCGGCGATGAGAATATTGTGGATGTGCAGTTTATTGTACAATATCAAATAAAGGATCCAAAAAATTACTTGTTTAACATTTCTCAACCCGTAAAGACGGTCAAAGACGCGGCAGAGGCAGCCATGCGTGAGGTTATTGGGTATAATAAAATAGATTCTGCCCTGACAACTGGGAAATTGTCCATTCAGAATGATACACGGGAGCTTCTACAAAATATTTTGGATCGTTATCATAGCGGTATAAAAGTAGTGGCCGTACAACTGCAAGATGTACATCCGCCCAAGCAGGTAGTTGATGCATTTAAAGACGTGGCCAGTGCTAAAGAGGATAAAAGCAGGTACATTAATGAGGCAGAGGCCTATCGTAATGACCTTCTTCCCAAGACTAGAGGTGAAGTGGCCAGAATCATCAACCAGTCCTTGGCCTACAAGGAGAGTGTTGTACGCAAGGCCAAGGGTGAGGCAGACAGATTCCTCGCTATATTGAAAGAATATAACAAGGCTAAGGATATCACTAAAAAAAGAATATATATTGAAACTATGGAGCAGATATTGTCCAACCCAAGTGTGCGCAAGATGATTATTTCAGACAAGGCCTTACAAAGAGTTGTTCCTTATTTACCTCTAAATATGGAAGGCCTCAAAGGAAAATCAACTTCCCCAAAGGGTAAAAATGTAGGAGGGAAGAAGTAA
- the hflC gene encoding protease modulator HflC: MPYKKSSVLAIIFIILLLVGSQCVFTVDQTQRAIVLQLGKPVGSDLGPGLHFKLPFVQNVIYFDRRVLEYDAPPAEVLTKDKKNLVVDNYSRWRIKDPLTFYRSVRTISSGLSRLDDIIYAELRVALGQYSLTEVVSSKRSEIMSQVTKKCNKLLQEYGIEILDVRIKRTDLPPENQRAIYGRMRAERERQAKQYRSEGREEAVKIRTTADKERTIMIAEAVRKAEVLRGQGDAIATAIYARALAKDPNFYQFLRTMEAYKKGVNDNTSFVFTPDSEFWRFLNKSR; the protein is encoded by the coding sequence ATGCCCTATAAAAAGAGCTCTGTGCTGGCTATAATTTTCATCATCTTGCTTTTAGTTGGTTCGCAGTGTGTGTTTACAGTTGATCAGACTCAGAGGGCCATAGTGCTCCAGCTTGGAAAGCCGGTGGGGTCTGATCTGGGACCCGGCCTGCATTTTAAATTGCCCTTTGTGCAGAATGTTATCTATTTTGATCGCCGGGTTTTGGAATATGATGCCCCGCCAGCAGAAGTTTTAACCAAAGACAAGAAAAATCTTGTGGTTGACAATTATTCCCGGTGGCGGATCAAAGATCCCCTGACTTTTTACCGCAGTGTCCGCACTATTTCCAGCGGTCTCTCTCGTTTGGATGACATAATTTATGCTGAGCTCAGGGTGGCCTTGGGTCAGTACTCGCTTACTGAGGTTGTTTCATCCAAAAGAAGCGAGATAATGAGCCAGGTGACAAAAAAGTGTAATAAACTTCTTCAAGAATATGGTATTGAGATATTGGATGTCCGTATAAAAAGGACTGACCTGCCCCCGGAAAACCAGAGGGCCATATATGGTCGGATGCGAGCGGAAAGAGAGCGCCAGGCCAAGCAATACAGGTCAGAGGGTAGGGAGGAAGCGGTTAAAATTAGAACCACTGCAGATAAAGAACGGACCATTATGATTGCCGAGGCCGTGCGAAAGGCAGAGGTATTGCGTGGACAAGGTGATGCTATAGCCACGGCAATTTATGCCCGGGCTTTGGCTAAGGACCCAAATTTTTATCAGTTTCTGCGCACAATGGAAGCATATAAAAAAGGCGTAAACGATAATACCAGTTTTGTGTTTACTCCGGATAGTGAGTTTTGGAGATTTTTAAATAAAAGTAGATAG